Proteins from a single region of Nomia melanderi isolate GNS246 chromosome 9, iyNomMela1, whole genome shotgun sequence:
- the LOC116427239 gene encoding ATP-binding cassette sub-family G member 1 isoform X2, with product MMPSDTKTILKSVSGRLRSGELTAIMGPSGAGKSTLLNILTGYKSAGAEGSITMNGHERNLSAFRKLSCYIMQDNQLHSNLTVAEAMKVAANLKLGSHVSKAEKEEVIQEILETLGLSEHTRTMTSNLSGGQKKRLSIALELVNNPPIMFFDEPTSGLDSSSCFQCISLLKTLARGGRTIICTIHQPSARLFEMFDALYTLAEGQCVYQGSTSQLVPFLRNINLNCPSYHNPASFIIEVSCGEYGDNIKSLVNAINNGKYDIREGYPFPENKSEGLNNAPSESLQKDAVGGEAAEVKDKNDLKNLEEKFQENSTKMSNSKGIIPAFANNDISKQTDVVISMETDKKDNADAALLDDTIVVTPERYPTSECQQFWIVLKRTLLFSRRDWTLMYLRLFAHILVGLLIGALYYDIGNDGAKVLSNLGFLFFNMLFLMYTSMTITILSFPLELPVLLKENFNRWYSLKSYYLAITVSDIPFQAIFCIMYVTIVYFMTSQPSDMMRFSMFLGACLLISFVAQSVGLVVGAAMNVQNGVFLAPVMSVPFLLFSGFFVSFDAIPVYLRWITYLSYIRYGFEGTALATYSFGREKLKCFQVYCHFKNPETTLEELDMLDADFVLDILALLLIFLVLRIAAYLFLRWKLKTAR from the exons GTCAGCGGGCGCGGAGGGCAGTATCACGATGAACGGCCACGAGAGGAACCTTAGTGCCTTCAGGAAACTGTCCTGCTACATCATGCAAGATAATCAGCTTCACTCGAACCTGACGGTCGCTGAAGCCATGAAAGTCGCCGCGAACCTGAAGCTCGGTTCGCACGTTAGCAAGGCGGAGAAGGAGGAAGTG ATCCAGGAAATCCTTGAGACGCTCGGTCTGTCCGAACACACACGCACCATGACCTCGAACCTGAGCGGTGGCCAGAAGAAGAGACTCTCGATCGCTCTCGAGTTAGTCAACAACCCGCCTATCATGTTCTTCGACGAGCCTACCAG CGGTTTGGATTCGTCGTCTTGCTTTCAATGTATCTCGCTGCTGAAGACTCTGGCTCGAGGAGGAAGGACGATAATCTGCACGATTCACCAGCCCAGCGCGAGGCTCTTCGAGATGTTCGACGCTTTGTACACGCTGGCCGAAGGGCAGTGCGTCTACCAGGGGTCCACGTCGCAGTTGGTGCCTTTCCTTAGGAACATTAACCTCAACTGTCCGAGTTACCACAATCCGGCCTCTTTCA TTATCGAAGTGTCTTGCGGGGAGTACGGAGACAATATCAAGAGTCTCGTGAACGCCATAAACAACGGCAAATACGATATACGGGAAGGATATCCGTTTCCCGAGAACAAATCCGAGGGGCTGAACAACGCGCCGAGCGAGTCGCTTCAGAAGGATGCGGTCGGCGGGGAGGCTGCGGAGGTAAAGGACAAGAACGACCTGAAGAATTTGGAGGAGAAGTTTCAAGAGAACAGTACAAAAATGTCGAATAGCAAAGGGATTATTCCTGCATTCGCGAACAACGATATTTCGAAGCAAA CGGATGTCGTGATATCCATGGAAACGGACAAAAAGGATAATGCCGATGCAGCTCTACTAGACGACACGATTGTAGTTACCCCAGAAAGATACCCTACATCAGAGTGCCAACAATTTTGGATCGTATTAAAGAGAACGTTGCTCTTCAGTCGCAGAGACTGG ACCCTTATGTACCTTCGGCTGTTCGCTCATATCTTGGTAGGGTTACTAATCGGTGCGCTGTACTACGATATCGGAAACGATGGCGCTAAAGTACTTAGTAATCTCGGGTTCCTGTTCTTCAACATGCTGTTCCTCATGTACACGTCCATGACCATCACGATTTTATCTT TCCCGCTAGAGCTACCGGTACTTCTGAAGGAGAACTTCAACAGATGGTACTCGCTCAAGTCGTATTACTTGGCGATCACAGTGTCCGATATACCGTTTCAG GCGATATTTTGCATAATGTACGTCACGATCGTGTATTTTATGACGAGCCAGCCGTCGGATATGATGCGATTCAGTATGTTCCTGGGGGCatgtttgttaatttcattcgtcGCGCAGTCGGTCGGACTCGTCGTCGGGGCGGCTATGAACGTGCAGAACGGTGTGTTCCTAGCGCCGGTGATGTCCGTGCCGTTCCTCCTGTTCTCCGGTTTCTTCGTTAGCTTCGATGCTATTCCCGTGTACCTTCGATGGATCACTTATCTGAGTTACATCAGATACGGGTTCGAGGGCACCGCGTTGGCTACCTACTCTTTTGGCCGGGAGAAACTGAAATGTTTCCAG GTCTACTGCCACTTCAAAAATCCGGAGACGACCTTAGAGGAGTTGGACATGCTCGACGCCGACTTCGTGCTGGACATTCTTGCCCTGCTTTTGATATTCCTCGTCCTTCGGATCGCCGCCTATCTATTCCTTCGTTGGAAACTGAAGACTGCGCGATAG